One window of the Halorussus sp. MSC15.2 genome contains the following:
- a CDS encoding transcription initiation factor IIB family protein encodes MYRARDHVENQRWLAEIEEAADRLDLDAAARSRATDLFLSTVSEWDAPDERDADSRRAVVAASLYAGSLIEGDQRSQGAVADAVGVARLTIQQRWKELLEEAGLEPPSW; translated from the coding sequence GTGTATCGGGCACGCGACCACGTGGAGAACCAGCGCTGGCTCGCCGAAATCGAGGAGGCCGCCGACCGCCTCGACCTCGACGCGGCCGCCCGGTCTCGGGCGACCGACCTGTTCCTCTCGACCGTCTCGGAGTGGGACGCTCCCGACGAACGAGACGCCGACTCCCGGCGGGCCGTCGTCGCGGCGAGTCTCTACGCCGGGTCGCTCATCGAGGGCGACCAGCGCTCGCAGGGGGCGGTCGCCGACGCCGTGGGCGTCGCTCGACTGACTATCCAGCAGCGCTGGAAGGAACTGCTCGAAGAGGCGGGACTCGAACCGCCGTCGTGGTAG
- a CDS encoding phosphopantetheine adenylyltransferase: MRVALGGTFDPVHDGHRALFERAFELGDVTVGLTSDELAPKTRHEDRYVRPFDERKADLEAVLAEIADEYDREFEVRELTEPTGIATEPQFDALVVSPETTDGAERINEIREERGHDPLDVEVVSHVTAEDGDIISSTRIVKGEIDEHGNLTPERDGRDAER; encoded by the coding sequence ATGAGGGTTGCCCTGGGCGGGACCTTCGACCCGGTCCACGACGGCCACCGCGCGCTGTTCGAGCGCGCGTTCGAACTCGGTGACGTGACGGTCGGACTGACCAGCGACGAACTCGCCCCGAAGACGCGTCACGAGGACCGGTACGTCCGCCCGTTCGACGAACGGAAGGCCGATTTGGAGGCCGTGCTGGCCGAAATCGCCGACGAGTACGACCGAGAGTTCGAGGTCCGGGAGTTGACCGAACCGACCGGCATCGCCACCGAACCCCAGTTCGACGCGCTGGTGGTTTCGCCCGAGACGACCGACGGTGCCGAGCGAATCAACGAGATTCGGGAAGAGCGCGGCCACGACCCCCTCGACGTCGAGGTCGTCTCCCACGTCACGGCCGAGGACGGCGACATCATCTCCAGCACGCGCATCGTCAAGGGCGAAATCGACGAACACGGTAACCTCACCCCGGAACGAGACGGCCGCGACGCCGAACGGTAA
- the dacZ gene encoding diadenylate cyclase DacZ, with the protein MADVSELLGDVTEDADAVFLFSPSGSYYDRYADLDADVDLVVVGPENSVGADEFVELPLEFDNDRERIRFGIEGGMEQGIVEDGDVVVCAVSMFGDGTDTVTRARASDSMHSGVYDLFANSRADPGVIRDVFEVAIELGKKGQKGKPVGALFVVGDAGKVMNKSRPLSYNPFEKSHVHVGDPIVNVMLKEFSRLDGAFIISDAGKIVSAYRYLEPSAEGVDIPKGLGARHMAAGAVTRETNATAVVLSESDGLVRAFKGGELVLEIDPEEY; encoded by the coding sequence ATGGCTGACGTGAGCGAACTCTTGGGGGACGTTACCGAGGACGCCGATGCGGTCTTTCTGTTCTCACCCAGCGGGTCTTACTACGACCGATACGCCGACCTCGACGCGGACGTGGATTTGGTCGTCGTCGGCCCGGAGAACTCAGTCGGGGCCGACGAGTTCGTGGAACTTCCGCTGGAGTTCGACAACGACCGAGAGCGAATCCGGTTCGGCATCGAAGGCGGAATGGAACAGGGCATCGTCGAGGACGGCGACGTGGTCGTCTGTGCGGTCAGCATGTTCGGGGACGGGACCGACACCGTGACGCGGGCGCGTGCCAGCGACTCGATGCACTCGGGCGTCTACGACCTCTTCGCCAACTCGCGGGCCGACCCCGGCGTCATCCGGGACGTGTTCGAGGTGGCCATCGAACTCGGCAAGAAGGGCCAGAAGGGCAAACCGGTCGGCGCGCTGTTCGTCGTCGGCGACGCGGGCAAGGTGATGAACAAGTCCCGGCCGCTCTCGTACAACCCCTTCGAGAAGTCCCACGTCCACGTCGGCGACCCCATCGTGAACGTGATGCTCAAGGAGTTCTCGCGACTCGACGGCGCGTTCATCATCAGCGACGCGGGCAAGATAGTCTCGGCCTACCGCTATCTCGAACCGTCCGCCGAGGGCGTGGACATCCCCAAGGGTCTCGGCGCACGCCACATGGCCGCGGGCGCTGTCACCCGCGAGACGAACGCGACGGCGGTCGTCCTCTCCGAGAGTGACGGTCTCGTCCGCGCGTTCAAGGGCGGCGAACTGGTACTCGAAATCGACCCGGAGGAGTACTGA
- a CDS encoding mechanosensitive ion channel domain-containing protein, translating into MQVAFDVLLRDQFQFILALLILIAGLLAGYVIGRVNQRLLTAAGVPEAVERTPFERTAQSLGTDTVSLVSRLSSWFIYGVVVLIALNVAELLNARLFWNGVLTFIPDLFIAILVFIVGFVVADKAELVVGERLRSVKLPEVGIIPRLVKYTIVYLAVLVALGQVNVAIEALLILLAAYVLAVILFGVVALWDLLRSSAAGVYLLLNQPYGIGDEVEVGDDRGIVQEVDVLVTRIENDGEEYIIPNSRVFEQGVVRIRD; encoded by the coding sequence ATGCAGGTGGCGTTCGACGTCCTCCTCCGCGACCAGTTTCAGTTCATCCTCGCGCTGCTCATCCTCATCGCCGGTTTGCTCGCGGGGTACGTCATCGGCCGAGTGAACCAGCGACTTCTGACCGCCGCGGGCGTCCCGGAAGCGGTCGAGCGCACGCCCTTCGAGCGCACGGCCCAGAGCCTCGGGACGGACACCGTCTCGCTGGTCTCCCGACTCAGTTCGTGGTTCATCTACGGCGTCGTCGTCCTCATCGCGCTCAACGTCGCCGAACTCCTCAACGCCCGCCTCTTCTGGAACGGCGTGCTGACGTTCATTCCCGACCTGTTCATCGCCATCCTCGTGTTCATCGTCGGGTTCGTCGTGGCCGACAAGGCCGAACTCGTCGTCGGCGAGCGACTCCGGTCGGTCAAACTCCCGGAAGTCGGCATCATCCCGCGACTCGTCAAGTACACTATCGTCTACCTCGCGGTGCTGGTCGCGCTGGGGCAGGTCAACGTCGCCATCGAGGCCCTCCTCATCCTGCTGGCGGCGTACGTCCTCGCGGTCATCCTCTTCGGCGTCGTGGCGCTCTGGGACCTCCTCCGGTCGTCCGCGGCGGGCGTCTACCTCCTGCTGAACCAGCCCTACGGCATCGGCGACGAGGTCGAGGTCGGCGACGACCGCGGAATCGTTCAGGAAGTGGACGTCCTCGTCACCCGAATCGAGAACGACGGCGAGGAGTACATCATCCCCAACAGTCGGGTGTTCGAGCAGGGCGTCGTCCGGATTCGGGACTGA
- a CDS encoding winged helix-turn-helix domain-containing protein has protein sequence MPVEDAEGRDRISKGRERLEEEADRAVDQFDQSIVDLLSWVLDTETRARIYVYLRQQPYSTSEEIAEGTGLYPSTVRESLAELHDEEIVERRKRESEGAGNNPYEYTAIAPSDLVGGIVGQIQDELNTVFNLDDHLESESDAELESETSEPVSISVEEEESDDDEE, from the coding sequence GTGCCTGTCGAAGACGCGGAGGGCCGGGACCGCATCTCGAAGGGCCGTGAGCGCCTCGAAGAGGAGGCCGACCGCGCGGTGGACCAGTTCGACCAGAGCATCGTCGATTTGCTCTCGTGGGTCCTCGACACCGAGACGCGCGCCCGAATCTACGTCTACCTCCGCCAACAGCCCTACAGCACCAGCGAGGAAATCGCCGAGGGGACCGGTCTCTACCCCTCGACGGTCCGCGAATCGCTGGCCGAACTCCACGACGAAGAGATAGTCGAACGCCGCAAGCGCGAGAGCGAGGGCGCGGGCAACAACCCCTACGAGTACACCGCCATCGCGCCGAGCGACCTCGTCGGCGGTATCGTGGGCCAGATACAGGACGAACTCAACACGGTGTTCAATCTGGACGACCACCTCGAATCGGAGTCCGACGCCGAACTAGAGTCGGAGACGAGCGAACCCGTGAGCATCAGCGTCGAAGAAGAGGAGTCGGACGACGACGAGGAGTAA
- a CDS encoding acyltransferase, translating into MPDDIDETDETDERRRHDRIAHHATPGPGNSLRSWTRAKSPLRVALNYVVIVLARISPSLKLKNLLLQSIGVTVGEGVSWGLESTPDVFWPELVTVEDHAIVGYDATILCHEFLQDEYRTGEVVVGERAMIGAGAIILPGVEIGEGASVAANSLVTQDVPPGETVAGVPARPMGGEGSAD; encoded by the coding sequence GTGCCCGACGACATCGACGAGACGGACGAGACCGACGAGAGGCGACGCCACGACCGCATCGCGCATCACGCCACGCCGGGTCCGGGCAACTCCCTTCGGTCGTGGACCCGCGCCAAGAGCCCCCTCCGCGTCGCTCTGAACTACGTCGTCATCGTCCTCGCGCGCATCTCGCCGAGCCTCAAACTCAAGAACCTCCTCCTGCAAAGCATCGGCGTGACCGTCGGCGAGGGCGTCTCGTGGGGACTCGAATCGACGCCGGACGTGTTCTGGCCCGAACTCGTCACGGTCGAGGACCACGCTATCGTGGGCTACGATGCGACCATCCTCTGTCACGAGTTCCTGCAGGACGAGTACCGGACCGGCGAGGTGGTCGTCGGCGAGCGCGCCATGATAGGTGCGGGCGCGATTATCCTCCCCGGCGTCGAAATCGGCGAGGGCGCGAGCGTGGCCGCGAACTCGCTGGTGACCCAAGACGTGCCGCCCGGCGAGACGGTCGCCGGGGTGCCCGCCCGTCCGATGGGCGGCGAGGGGTCGGCGGACTGA